In the Paraburkholderia acidisoli genome, one interval contains:
- a CDS encoding HlyD family efflux transporter periplasmic adaptor subunit, translating to MLDEGRVGQQLMTLLGLMKRARDAGTTAEMSFMLVNDTRALAVYRQAALWFAEGGVQALSGVIQPEANAPYVHWLERVCAQFSKTYSEQPTLVSAASLTQDDAREWADWLPEYGLWLPVSLPGEAAPGGRAAHGGLLLAGDSVWPAETVSLLQEWVDAWSQSWQARQRQASWSWRRVRDALLGAWRTRAAVPWWKQPRLRWLAGIAVVLLFPVRLTVLAPGELVPAHPAVIRAPLDGVIEQFDVKPNAVVKAGQPLFRFDEAAITARRDTAAQQLAAAEAEYRAAAQDALADDKSRNQLATLLGKVEEKRADATYYNEQYTRSHVVAPSGGIAMVDDPTDWIGKPVQTGERIMSIAAPDDKEVEIWLPLGEAIDLPPGAEVKLYLAASPLSAVTARVRYVAYESQVQPDGLYAYRVRATLDGASSQRVGEKGTAKLYGGHVPFVYWVLRRPLAVIRQRIGL from the coding sequence ATGCTTGACGAAGGCAGGGTGGGCCAGCAGCTGATGACGCTGCTGGGCCTGATGAAGCGGGCGCGCGACGCGGGCACGACGGCGGAAATGTCGTTCATGCTCGTGAACGACACGCGTGCGCTGGCGGTGTATCGGCAGGCCGCGCTGTGGTTCGCCGAAGGCGGCGTGCAGGCGCTCTCCGGCGTGATCCAGCCGGAAGCCAACGCGCCGTACGTGCACTGGCTCGAACGCGTGTGCGCGCAGTTCAGCAAGACGTATTCGGAGCAACCCACGCTGGTCTCGGCGGCGAGCCTCACGCAGGACGACGCGCGCGAATGGGCCGACTGGCTGCCCGAGTACGGCCTGTGGCTGCCGGTGAGCTTGCCGGGCGAGGCGGCGCCGGGCGGGCGGGCCGCGCACGGCGGACTGCTGCTGGCGGGCGACAGCGTCTGGCCGGCGGAAACGGTCTCGCTGCTGCAGGAATGGGTCGATGCGTGGAGCCAGTCGTGGCAGGCGCGTCAGCGCCAGGCGTCGTGGTCGTGGCGGCGCGTGCGCGACGCGCTGCTGGGCGCCTGGAGAACCCGCGCGGCCGTGCCGTGGTGGAAGCAGCCGCGCCTGCGCTGGCTGGCCGGTATCGCCGTGGTGCTGCTGTTTCCCGTGCGCCTGACCGTGCTCGCGCCGGGTGAACTCGTGCCCGCGCATCCGGCCGTGATCCGCGCGCCGCTCGACGGCGTGATCGAGCAATTCGACGTGAAGCCCAACGCGGTCGTGAAGGCGGGGCAGCCGCTGTTCCGTTTCGACGAAGCCGCCATCACCGCGCGCCGCGACACCGCCGCGCAGCAACTGGCCGCGGCGGAAGCCGAATATCGCGCGGCGGCGCAGGACGCGCTCGCCGACGACAAGTCGCGCAATCAACTGGCCACGCTGCTCGGCAAGGTCGAGGAAAAGCGCGCCGACGCGACCTACTACAACGAGCAATACACGCGCTCGCACGTGGTCGCGCCGAGCGGGGGCATCGCCATGGTCGACGATCCGACCGACTGGATCGGCAAGCCCGTGCAGACCGGCGAGCGCATCATGAGCATCGCCGCACCCGACGACAAGGAAGTGGAAATCTGGCTGCCGCTCGGCGAAGCCATCGACCTGCCGCCGGGCGCCGAGGTGAAGCTGTACCTCGCGGCCAGCCCGCTTTCGGCGGTCACGGCGCGTGTGCGCTACGTGGCCTACGAGTCGCAGGTGCAGCCGGACGGCCTGTACGCCTACCGCGTGCGCGCGACGCTCGACGGCGCCAGCTCGCAGCGGGTGGGCGAGAAGGGTACCGCGAAGCTCTACGGCGGCCACGTGCCGTTCGTCTATTGGGTGCTGCGCCGCCCGCTCGCGGTGATCCGGCAACGGATCGGGCTATGA
- a CDS encoding HlyD family efflux transporter periplasmic adaptor subunit, translating to MNAPRLPPLREELDLLAGPVLRDGQPTHTLHDPVRNRFFQLDWPTFEILRFWHLGDPTLVAEAVARTTTLQVDDIDVTRVFDFLAQNQLLMIPPGHAKTYAAQLERQRGSFWKMLLSSYLFFRIPLIRPDRWLDAWAPRLGWLYGRTFWTATLCALLFGVFEVYQQWDGFTTTLVDTFTWSGMASYAVALIVVKTLHEFGHAVTAKRLGCRIPSMGVAFLVMWPVAYTDTNDVWRLTSRHDRLRVNAAGLVTEVTVGVWAIAAWALLPDGTPRAIAFVLATTTWITSVMVNSSPFMRFDGYYILSDWLELPNMHARAFALARWDLRERLFALGRPRPEIFSARLHRGMILFAWVTWLYRLSVFFGIAALVYAFFIKAVGILLFCVEIVVFIILPPLREVMAWRKDWPAIRASRRGKYSALVALVLVLLVAVPWPGRFEASGMLRPQNLFVVYAPAHAQLATLNVARGQTVKAGTVLMTMHGPDIERERAAALAQRDSLKWLATAGAFDQNALKRWQVSQQELNAVDSALDNIQADAAYYAPRAPFDGRLVDLQPDLSPGDWLTRREPIATLAADDSWQVVTYLDEREIGMIHVGARGHFYSDGLSLPVIALEVTNIEPDASHTLAEGELASFAGGSVTVRNEKGVLYPDRPIFRVTLKVADTVNFPRIHEWRGHVVIDGAASVPAWRLVKNALSVFWREAGF from the coding sequence ATGAACGCGCCCCGCCTGCCGCCGCTGCGCGAGGAGCTGGATCTGCTCGCCGGCCCCGTGCTGCGCGACGGCCAGCCCACGCACACGCTGCACGACCCGGTGCGCAACCGCTTCTTCCAGCTCGACTGGCCGACCTTCGAGATCCTGCGCTTCTGGCATCTCGGCGATCCCACGCTGGTCGCCGAGGCGGTGGCCCGCACGACCACGCTGCAGGTCGACGATATCGACGTGACGCGCGTGTTCGATTTCCTCGCGCAAAACCAGTTGCTGATGATCCCGCCGGGCCACGCGAAGACCTATGCGGCCCAGCTCGAGCGGCAACGCGGCTCGTTCTGGAAAATGCTGCTGTCGAGCTATCTGTTCTTTCGCATTCCGTTGATCCGCCCCGACCGCTGGCTCGACGCGTGGGCGCCGCGTCTCGGGTGGCTCTACGGCCGGACGTTCTGGACCGCGACGCTCTGCGCGCTGCTGTTCGGCGTGTTCGAGGTCTATCAGCAGTGGGACGGCTTCACGACCACGCTAGTGGATACCTTCACGTGGTCGGGCATGGCGAGCTACGCGGTCGCGCTCATCGTCGTCAAAACCCTGCACGAGTTCGGCCACGCCGTCACGGCCAAGCGGCTGGGCTGCCGTATTCCGTCGATGGGCGTGGCGTTTCTCGTCATGTGGCCGGTCGCGTACACGGACACCAACGACGTCTGGCGGCTCACCTCGCGCCACGACCGCCTGCGCGTGAACGCGGCGGGGCTCGTGACCGAGGTGACGGTGGGCGTCTGGGCGATCGCCGCGTGGGCGTTGTTGCCCGACGGCACGCCCCGCGCCATCGCGTTCGTGCTCGCGACCACCACCTGGATCACCTCGGTGATGGTGAACTCGAGCCCGTTCATGCGTTTCGACGGCTACTACATCCTGTCCGACTGGCTGGAACTGCCAAACATGCATGCGCGCGCGTTCGCGCTCGCGCGCTGGGATCTGCGCGAGCGGCTGTTCGCGCTCGGCCGCCCGCGCCCCGAAATCTTCAGTGCGCGGCTGCATCGCGGCATGATCCTGTTCGCCTGGGTGACGTGGCTGTATCGGCTGAGCGTGTTCTTCGGCATCGCGGCGCTCGTCTACGCGTTCTTCATCAAGGCTGTGGGCATTCTGCTGTTCTGCGTGGAAATCGTCGTGTTCATCATCCTGCCGCCGCTGCGCGAGGTGATGGCGTGGCGCAAGGACTGGCCGGCGATCCGCGCGAGCCGGCGCGGCAAATACAGCGCGCTCGTCGCGCTCGTGCTGGTGCTGCTGGTGGCGGTGCCCTGGCCCGGCCGCTTCGAGGCGAGCGGCATGCTGCGGCCGCAAAACCTGTTCGTGGTTTATGCGCCCGCGCACGCGCAACTGGCCACGCTGAACGTGGCGCGCGGGCAAACGGTCAAGGCCGGCACCGTGCTCATGACGATGCACGGCCCCGACATCGAGCGCGAGCGCGCGGCGGCGCTCGCCCAGCGCGACAGCCTCAAATGGCTGGCGACGGCGGGCGCGTTCGACCAGAACGCGCTGAAGCGCTGGCAGGTGTCGCAGCAGGAACTCAACGCCGTGGATTCCGCGCTCGACAACATTCAGGCCGATGCCGCTTACTACGCGCCGCGCGCGCCGTTCGACGGGCGGCTCGTCGATCTGCAACCCGATCTCTCGCCGGGCGACTGGCTGACGCGCCGCGAGCCGATCGCCACGCTGGCCGCCGACGACAGCTGGCAAGTGGTCACGTATCTCGACGAGCGCGAGATCGGCATGATTCACGTGGGCGCGCGCGGGCATTTTTATAGCGATGGCTTGAGCCTGCCCGTGATTGCGCTCGAAGTGACGAACATCGAACCCGACGCGAGCCACACGCTCGCCGAAGGCGAACTCGCGAGTTTCGCGGGCGGCAGCGTCACGGTGCGCAACGAAAAGGGCGTACTGTATCCCGACCGGCCGATCTTCCGCGTGACGCTGAAGGTGGCGGATACAGTGAATTTCCCGCGTATCCACGAATGGCGCGGTCACGTGGTGATCGACGGCGCGGCCTCGGTGCCCGCGTGGCGGCTGGTGAAGAACGCGCTGAGCGTGTTCTGGCGCGAGGCGGGGTTTTAA
- a CDS encoding zinc ribbon domain-containing protein YjdM, with translation MSALPACPKCQSEFTYEDAGVYICPECAHEWSAEAGDAVAEPAAKVYRDSAGNVLQDGDTVNVIKDLKLKGSGGTIKMGTKVKNIRLVDSDHDIDCKIDGFGAMSLKTEFVRKV, from the coding sequence ATGAGCGCGTTGCCAGCCTGCCCGAAATGCCAGTCCGAATTCACCTACGAAGACGCGGGCGTCTACATCTGCCCGGAATGCGCGCATGAATGGTCGGCGGAGGCGGGCGACGCGGTGGCCGAACCGGCGGCGAAGGTGTATCGCGATTCGGCCGGCAACGTGCTCCAGGACGGCGACACCGTCAACGTCATCAAGGACCTGAAGCTCAAGGGTTCGGGCGGCACGATCAAGATGGGCACCAAGGTGAAGAACATTCGCCTCGTGGACAGCGATCACGACATCGATTGCAAGATCGACGGCTTCGGCGCCATGAGCCTGAAAACGGAATTCGTGCGCAAGGTGTGA
- a CDS encoding DUF6632 domain-containing protein encodes MNDTQRLAALRIALIVVGLIAVFAIGPLMIVWPSGWTWHSGHSDYPLMIVGIYATLGVFLLLASRDPLQHLSLIWFTVWSSVVHGAIMAVQSFGTGMDGMGHLGHLLGDVPALFIVAAALAWLTPRGAHVARLRT; translated from the coding sequence ATGAACGATACCCAACGGCTTGCCGCGTTGCGCATCGCCTTGATCGTCGTGGGGCTGATCGCCGTGTTCGCGATCGGGCCGCTCATGATCGTATGGCCTTCCGGCTGGACATGGCACAGCGGCCACTCCGACTATCCGCTCATGATCGTCGGCATTTACGCAACGCTCGGCGTGTTCCTGCTGCTGGCGTCGCGCGATCCGCTCCAGCACTTGAGCCTGATCTGGTTCACGGTGTGGTCGAGCGTCGTGCACGGCGCGATCATGGCCGTGCAGTCGTTCGGCACCGGCATGGACGGCATGGGCCATCTCGGCCATCTGCTCGGCGACGTGCCCGCGCTGTTCATCGTCGCGGCGGCGCTGGCCTGGCTCACGCCGCGCGGCGCACACGTCGCGCGCTTGCGCACGTAA
- the cls gene encoding cardiolipin synthase, with protein sequence MPAIALVVLTVVVTLVVVLVMANLTSGEKKIEHKIERLYGSDDPQFARSMGLLLGPPVVGGNRFEVLVNGDAIFPSMLEGIRSAQRTITFETFIYWSGAIGEEVAQALSDKARAGVAVHVLLDWVGTSKMDKRYLRMLREAGAEVVQYHKPHWTGLGRMNDRTHRKLLVIDGHIGFTGGVGIADEWTGHAQNEKHWRDTHFRVEGPVVGQMQAVFMDNWVKATGNVLHGAAYFPAIEEAGDGYAHMFSSSPSGGSDDMQLMYLMAITAATHTIELSSAYFVPDKLTINAIVEAAKRGVKVRIITPGKRIDTHTVREASRACWGDLLAAGVEMHEYQPTMFHCKLIVVDELLVSVGSTNFDSRSFKLNDEANLNIYDRDFARQQTRIFDEDIAHAKRITLEDWRRRPLREKLLERVAALLDSQL encoded by the coding sequence ATGCCGGCGATTGCCCTGGTGGTGCTGACGGTCGTGGTCACGCTCGTCGTCGTTCTGGTGATGGCGAACCTCACGAGCGGCGAGAAAAAAATCGAGCACAAGATCGAACGGCTCTACGGGAGCGACGATCCGCAGTTCGCGCGCTCGATGGGACTGCTGCTCGGGCCGCCCGTGGTCGGCGGCAATCGCTTCGAGGTGCTCGTGAACGGCGACGCGATCTTTCCGTCGATGCTCGAAGGCATACGCTCGGCGCAACGCACCATCACCTTCGAGACCTTCATTTACTGGTCCGGCGCGATCGGCGAGGAAGTCGCCCAGGCGCTCTCGGACAAGGCGCGCGCGGGCGTTGCGGTGCATGTGCTGCTCGACTGGGTCGGCACGTCGAAAATGGACAAGCGCTATTTGCGGATGCTGCGCGAGGCCGGCGCGGAAGTCGTGCAGTATCACAAGCCGCACTGGACCGGACTCGGCCGCATGAACGACCGCACGCACCGCAAGCTGCTCGTGATCGACGGGCACATCGGCTTCACGGGCGGCGTGGGGATCGCCGACGAATGGACCGGGCACGCGCAGAACGAAAAGCACTGGCGCGACACGCACTTTCGCGTGGAAGGCCCCGTGGTCGGGCAGATGCAGGCGGTCTTCATGGACAACTGGGTCAAGGCCACCGGCAACGTGCTGCACGGCGCGGCGTACTTTCCCGCCATCGAGGAAGCCGGCGACGGCTACGCGCACATGTTCAGCAGTTCGCCCTCGGGCGGCAGCGACGACATGCAGCTCATGTACCTCATGGCCATCACGGCCGCCACGCACACCATCGAGTTGTCGAGCGCGTACTTCGTGCCCGACAAACTCACGATCAACGCGATCGTGGAAGCGGCCAAACGCGGCGTGAAGGTGCGCATCATCACGCCGGGCAAACGCATCGACACGCACACGGTGCGCGAGGCGTCGCGCGCGTGCTGGGGCGACTTGCTCGCGGCCGGAGTGGAGATGCACGAATATCAACCAACAATGTTCCACTGCAAGCTGATCGTGGTGGACGAACTGCTCGTCTCGGTGGGCTCGACCAACTTCGACAGCCGCTCGTTCAAGCTCAACGACGAAGCGAACCTCAACATCTACGACCGCGATTTCGCGCGCCAGCAGACCCGGATATTCGACGAAGACATCGCGCACGCGAAGCGCATCACGCTGGAGGACTGGCGCCGGCGCCCGCTGAGGGAGAAACTACTGGAACGCGTGGCCGCGCTGCTCGACTCACAACTCTAG
- a CDS encoding ParD-like family protein, with amino-acid sequence MGIVNIDDELHDQIRKASAVSCRSINAQAAFWIKIGMLCEMNPTQTFNEIVASELRSAGVAPQKIRVSAS; translated from the coding sequence GTGGGCATCGTGAATATCGACGACGAGTTGCACGACCAGATTCGCAAGGCGAGCGCCGTGTCGTGCCGGTCGATCAACGCGCAAGCCGCTTTCTGGATCAAGATTGGTATGTTGTGCGAAATGAATCCCACGCAGACCTTCAACGAGATCGTGGCAAGCGAGCTTCGCAGCGCGGGCGTGGCGCCGCAGAAGATCAGGGTCTCGGCGTCATGA
- the map gene encoding type I methionyl aminopeptidase, which produces MIKSPEEIEVMAESGRRLAEVFAHLDQLDLAGMSTLQVNDLVDDFIVNTLESRPASKGQYGYAYALNASRNHVVCHGVPSAAEILQRGDIVNLDITLEANGFIADSSKTYQVGEVSPLAQRLVQVTYEAMWKGIGAVRPGATLGDIGHAIERHARKHGYSIVREYCGHGIGREMHESPQILHWGRPRTGLVLRAGMVFTIEPMLNQGRRTVRTEDDGWTVVTCDGQLSAQFEHTVAVTRNGVRVLTLRPGERQLN; this is translated from the coding sequence ATGATTAAAAGTCCTGAAGAAATCGAAGTCATGGCCGAGTCGGGCAGGCGCCTCGCGGAGGTGTTCGCGCATCTGGACCAGCTCGATCTCGCCGGCATGTCGACCCTGCAGGTGAACGATCTGGTCGACGACTTCATCGTGAACACGCTCGAATCGCGCCCGGCCAGCAAGGGCCAATACGGCTATGCGTATGCCCTGAACGCCTCGCGCAATCACGTGGTGTGCCATGGCGTGCCGTCCGCCGCCGAGATCCTGCAACGCGGCGACATCGTCAATCTCGACATCACGCTGGAAGCCAACGGTTTTATCGCCGATTCCAGCAAGACCTATCAGGTCGGCGAGGTCTCGCCGCTCGCGCAACGGCTCGTGCAGGTCACGTACGAGGCAATGTGGAAGGGGATTGGCGCGGTGCGTCCGGGCGCCACGCTCGGCGACATTGGGCACGCCATCGAACGGCACGCCAGAAAGCACGGCTATTCGATCGTGCGCGAATATTGCGGGCACGGCATTGGCCGCGAGATGCACGAGTCGCCGCAAATCCTGCATTGGGGACGCCCGCGCACCGGGTTGGTGTTGCGCGCAGGCATGGTGTTCACCATCGAACCGATGCTCAATCAAGGCCGCCGCACGGTGCGAACCGAAGACGACGGCTGGACCGTCGTGACGTGCGACGGGCAACTGTCCGCGCAATTCGAGCACACCGTGGCGGTCACGCGCAACGGCGTGCGCGTGCTCACGTTGCGGCCCGGCGAGCGGCAGCTGAACTAG
- a CDS encoding LysE family translocator, which produces MTLAHYFVFCGIAALQVGSPGPSTVFVVDNAVAVGWLRAVGILTGDLLAIGALAVLSLLGVDAMLMANPRLFAALKIAGALYLLWLGVNQWRGARRGAVKATASRNDVARQPASVRALWVKSFLIGISNPKAILFFSSLLPQFVDPTQAGSATMLQLIALFVAIKLIVLGGYAGIATRVLPLLRSEGNARWGKRLTGTVLIGFGGLIALSALR; this is translated from the coding sequence ATGACACTCGCGCACTATTTCGTTTTCTGCGGCATTGCCGCCTTGCAGGTCGGCTCGCCGGGGCCCTCGACGGTCTTCGTCGTCGACAATGCCGTGGCCGTGGGCTGGCTGCGCGCGGTGGGCATTCTCACCGGCGATCTGCTCGCCATCGGCGCGCTTGCCGTACTCTCGCTGCTGGGCGTGGATGCGATGCTGATGGCGAATCCGCGCCTGTTCGCCGCGCTCAAGATCGCGGGCGCGCTGTATCTGCTATGGCTCGGCGTGAATCAATGGCGCGGTGCGCGCCGCGGCGCGGTAAAGGCGACCGCAAGCCGGAACGACGTGGCACGGCAACCGGCCTCCGTGCGCGCGCTGTGGGTCAAATCGTTTCTCATCGGCATCAGCAACCCGAAGGCGATTTTGTTTTTCTCCTCGCTGCTACCGCAATTCGTCGATCCCACCCAGGCGGGTTCCGCGACCATGCTGCAACTCATCGCGCTCTTTGTCGCGATCAAGCTGATCGTGCTCGGCGGTTATGCGGGTATCGCGACGCGCGTGCTGCCGCTCTTGCGCAGCGAAGGCAATGCGCGTTGGGGCAAGCGCTTGACGGGCACAGTCTTGATCGGCTTTGGCGGCTTGATCGCGCTTTCGGCGCTGCGCTGA
- the pdxR gene encoding MocR-like pyridoxine biosynthesis transcription factor PdxR — protein sequence MARGKTPVPLDLPLPAAVDENGNAVNKHDRAYRALRDAILERLLPEGARLPSSRLLAERWQLSRGTVESVFDRLRAEGYVTRLGGSGTRVCAVIPDNYLHAPPPRDAKRASAAAAKRARSTQRAAQAAAPEGARVGVPFVAKLANPRLFSTEAWVRHVQRAIASASLELLCSAQPSGMAPLREQIAAYLRAHRGVACHADDVIVTTGIRHAIDLIARSTLREGDKVCVEDPGYRAVHRIFELTGASLVHASVDAQGVKVDTVREHAGVRLAYVTPAHQSPLGVTMSATRRLALLEWAAERDAWIIEDDYDSDFRYQSAPLPALKAIDRGERVIYCGSFNQALFSNLRIGYMIAPEAIRTRILALWQTIGRSVGVTEQLGLAAFIERGALVQHLRVARLEYLKLRDIVMSGLSVAPAVAQGRARITGAEAGFHFILWLPRPWSEAAFCKAAQAQGVALQPLASLCHAVRLPPAVVIGYTALTAAQARLATKQLAALLT from the coding sequence ATGGCGCGAGGCAAAACGCCCGTTCCGCTCGATCTGCCGCTGCCTGCCGCCGTGGACGAGAACGGCAACGCCGTCAACAAGCACGACAGGGCGTATCGCGCGTTACGCGACGCGATCCTCGAACGCCTGCTGCCCGAGGGCGCGCGCCTGCCGTCGAGCCGCTTGCTGGCCGAGCGCTGGCAACTCTCGCGCGGCACAGTGGAAAGCGTATTCGATCGCCTGCGCGCCGAAGGCTACGTGACGCGGCTCGGCGGTTCCGGCACGCGCGTGTGCGCGGTGATACCCGACAACTATCTGCATGCGCCGCCGCCACGAGACGCGAAGCGGGCCAGCGCCGCGGCCGCGAAACGCGCGCGCAGTACTCAACGGGCCGCGCAGGCGGCCGCGCCGGAGGGCGCGCGCGTGGGCGTGCCGTTCGTCGCAAAGCTCGCGAATCCGCGTTTGTTTTCGACCGAGGCATGGGTGCGTCACGTGCAGCGCGCGATCGCATCGGCGTCGCTGGAATTGCTGTGTTCGGCGCAGCCGAGCGGCATGGCGCCGCTGCGCGAGCAGATCGCCGCGTATTTGCGCGCGCACCGCGGCGTGGCCTGCCATGCCGACGACGTGATCGTCACGACCGGCATCCGCCACGCGATCGACCTCATCGCGCGCAGCACACTGCGCGAGGGCGACAAGGTGTGCGTGGAGGATCCCGGGTATCGCGCCGTGCATCGCATCTTCGAACTCACGGGCGCCTCGCTCGTGCATGCGAGCGTCGACGCGCAAGGCGTGAAGGTCGACACCGTGCGCGAGCACGCGGGCGTGCGGCTCGCGTACGTGACGCCCGCGCATCAATCGCCGCTCGGTGTGACCATGTCGGCCACGCGACGGCTCGCGCTGCTCGAATGGGCCGCCGAACGCGACGCCTGGATCATCGAGGACGACTACGACAGCGACTTCCGCTATCAAAGCGCGCCGCTGCCCGCGCTGAAGGCGATCGATCGCGGCGAGCGCGTGATTTACTGCGGCAGCTTCAATCAGGCGCTGTTTTCGAATCTGCGGATCGGTTACATGATTGCGCCCGAAGCGATCCGCACGCGCATTCTCGCGCTATGGCAAACCATCGGGCGTTCGGTGGGCGTGACGGAGCAACTGGGGCTCGCGGCCTTCATCGAGCGCGGCGCGCTCGTGCAGCATTTGCGCGTGGCGCGGCTCGAATACCTGAAGCTGCGCGACATCGTCATGAGCGGATTGAGCGTGGCACCCGCCGTGGCGCAAGGCCGCGCGCGCATCACCGGCGCCGAGGCGGGTTTTCACTTCATTCTGTGGCTGCCGCGCCCATGGAGCGAAGCGGCGTTTTGCAAGGCCGCGCAGGCGCAGGGCGTTGCGTTGCAGCCGCTCGCTTCGCTATGCCACGCGGTGCGTTTGCCGCCCGCGGTGGTGATCGGCTATACGGCGTTGACGGCGGCGCAGGCGCGGCTCGCGACGAAGCAACTCGCGGCCTTGCTGACATAG
- a CDS encoding 3-oxoacyl-ACP reductase gives MLLSEQNVLVTGGARGLGAAITEALAREGASVVINYHRSEARAQALVERLGPRVVAVQADITDEASVARLFEEARAKSGRPVHAVVNNALAEFSFDGDARPKLGEIQWSRFQQQIDGALKGALNTIQAALPDMRAAGFGRIVNVGTNLFQNPVVPYHDYTAAKAALLSLTRTASNDLGPDGITVNMVSGGLLRTTDASSATPEAVFDMIAGFTPLRRVTTPAEFADAVLFFLSPWARAVTGQNLVVDGGLVKD, from the coding sequence ATGCTGCTGTCTGAACAGAATGTCCTCGTCACCGGGGGCGCGCGCGGGCTGGGCGCGGCCATCACCGAAGCGCTCGCGCGCGAGGGCGCGAGCGTCGTCATCAACTATCACCGCAGCGAAGCGCGCGCGCAGGCGCTCGTCGAACGCCTCGGGCCGCGCGTGGTGGCCGTGCAGGCCGACATCACCGACGAAGCCTCCGTCGCGCGGCTGTTCGAGGAAGCGCGCGCGAAAAGCGGCCGCCCCGTGCATGCCGTGGTGAACAACGCGCTCGCCGAATTCAGCTTCGACGGCGACGCGCGCCCGAAGCTCGGCGAGATTCAATGGTCGCGCTTTCAGCAACAGATCGACGGCGCGCTCAAGGGCGCGCTCAACACGATCCAGGCCGCGCTGCCCGACATGCGCGCGGCGGGCTTCGGCCGCATCGTGAACGTGGGCACCAATCTGTTCCAGAACCCGGTCGTGCCGTATCACGATTACACGGCGGCCAAGGCGGCCCTGCTTTCGCTCACGCGCACCGCCTCCAACGACCTCGGGCCGGACGGTATCACCGTGAACATGGTCTCGGGCGGCCTCCTGCGCACCACCGACGCGAGCAGCGCGACGCCCGAAGCCGTGTTCGACATGATCGCGGGCTTCACGCCGCTGCGCCGCGTCACCACGCCCGCCGAATTCGCCGACGCCGTGCTGTTCTTCCTCTCGCCGTGGGCGCGCGCGGTGACGGGGCAAAATCTCGTCGTCGATGGCGGGCTGGTCAAGGACTGA